AAGGGAGGTAATATTAGTAAAAACTAAATCAACTTGCACCATACTAGAATTATCATGAAATTAGAAGTTATAAGAATTACAAGTAATGAAACTAGAAGCTACAAGAATCACAAGTCAAATTTTATCTCTCGTAGTCAAAATTAGAGTCTACAAATCAAGTTGGAAGAATCATGGAAcatctatatatataacaagttgcACTCATCACCTCTATATTAGAAGAATCATGAATTGCATTGGAAGCTTCAAGGATGACTAAGTTTGAAGAATTTTTAAGATGTTTATAGTAGTTGTGCTAGAAATTACAATATGGCAACTAATAAAGATGTAAATGTTATTTATTTGAATAGTCAAAGTTAAAAGTAGGGGTGTTCAAGACCCGTCTTGGTCCAAAACTCGGCCGGACCCGAGACATATTTTGTCGGATTCAGGTTTTCATTTTTTACCCTGTGTTATTTTCGGGCCGGATTCGGATTTTGCTTCGAGTCACCCGGCCCAGCCTGAAGTTgctttttacaataaaaaatatatatatgagttaATTAGTAATGTTATATTATACTGTTAtaattcaattaatattttttatattatacggtattatttttgttttgaaataatttattttgatttaaatatgatataacatttattaaatttatcttttaaaaataaaattttattattttaatatataaaatttacaaatttgtataTAATAATGTTTATCGGGTTAATTCGGTTTAATCCGGTTTTTTTAGGATCACTTCGAATTGAGTCAAAGTAGACTCGTTACTCTTTTAGGATTGGTATGGGTCTATTTAAATTCGACCCGATTCAGCTTATAAACAtccttagttaaaagtaaaattgGATAAATATGTGTATTAAAAAGccaataaaattatgaattattagtATGAAGCATTATCTATATAAAGGCACATATGTATTGTGTATTTTGTgtatttcaaataataaaaaatgtgttATGAAAATTTAGAAGTGTTCTTTAGTTTTTTATTCTGAgtgttaataaatttaaaaaataaaaaaatatgataatattATTTATGTGAATGAGTAATTTTAGGATTAATATAATATGAGTATTATACTTACACTTTATGATTTTAATATACGTCCTTAGTGTATAAATTAGTTACACCCTAAATTTATAATGCGTCACATGTTCTAAAAATCAGTTATTGCCTAAAGCATTGACCATTGAGACTTGAGAGTTGAGGCCCCATTCGGCCATTGGGCAGTGGAGTTGCATGAGTGGTGGAAAGTGGTGTGTATAGGTGATCCCAACCCCCATTGGTTACTTTTCTTCATCTTTGATTAAAGTGTGATTCCATTGCCATTGGTCTTAATTAACTTTTTTGCTAATACAAACACTACTATGCTAGAAAAGTGGTACCCCCACTTAAGTgtgtataaattaaataattacttGGTGGCCCTTTTTCTCTTCTTGTCTCTATCAATTAGGCCCACACTTTCTTGTAATTCACTAAATATAagattattttactaattttggTTGGTTTAGAAAACTCCTTGTCAACCACACTACTATAAGCCAATTACATTGTAATGTTCAATTATTATGGGAAGAGTAACTAAATAATTGGAAGATAGAAAGAAAAAGTATGTTAATGCACCAAGATTAAACAAATCAAGATTCTTATGAGGAGTGCTTTTtaaacattaaataaaagtgGAATATTTATTAACATCTAATCTAATTTAagaaaaatgttaaataattaatatttttatttttgtcttttatttaaaACAATACTAACcatttttttaacttaaaataTTGACCTTGATTATCTTCTGATCTAATTTAAAACATTACAATGAATATTTTGTAAAATCTTAAAAAGAAATGAACAAATAAGTGTTAGTATAAACTATAATGTGTAAAAATTGTATATcaaaacaatattttttgttaaaggattcctaattttatattaaaatatacataGATATTATTTCTACAATTAGTTTGAATAATTCTTGCAAACAAGTCATTCCACAGCCATCCCCTGTTATGAGTTATTTGGAAAAGTTGTATATATTAGAAAACTATTTACATATAAAATAGACTTAATGGAATTCTTCTCAATAAGAAAATTGTCTCAATTATTGCCCTATCAACATCATGGAAAAATGGGCCATATACCAAAACAATGATGAAAGCTTATCTCTCATTGCAGAAGTACCTCCTCTCTTTCTCTGCTAAACTTTGCAGACAAATTGACAAAACTGCACTAAGAAAAAAGAAACTCTTTCTTAGGTACATAAACATGATAACTTGATAAATGTACATCCATGAATCTAGCTGTGATAGTgagatcaaatcaaaatttttatacaGTTGAAGACTTTCCAAGGAAAACAACAACATTGTACTTAGAACATTGACcgaaaataaccaaaaaaaaaagaaacatcctTGTTTATTGTTATCTTACAATGGATGCAACTGTGTGAGCCCAGAACCTAAGATTATCCTTCATATCAATCTCATTTTCCAGTGCTGGCACCCTCCAATTCAACAATGGATTCTTCACAAGCTTGTTCCTTTTGTCTAATACACCCCAAGCCTCAGATAAATAAGGCCTACATATCACAGTTTCATCAATTTTTTGCTTCTCTAAACCAACACCAACATcaacaccttcttcttcttcttctccattatTATTATCCTCTTCTTTTGATCTTCCAAGCCTTTGCAACCCTGGTATGAGAGAAACCAAAGTTGGGTCCTTGTCTTTTTCAGAGAACACAAAACCCAAATCCATGAACCCTTTTAGCTCCTTGAACTCAAGGTCTGAAAGGCTCTTACTACTTTTCCCTCTGTTgagtcttcttcttcttattctttgaCCTTCTTGTTTCTTCTTCCTTGTAGAAGCTTCTTCTTTGTTATGTACTTCTTCATCTGCATGGATTTTGTCCTCCTCCATTGAAAATTCTTCACCCACTTCCTTGCCAGAGAGAATTGGCCTTAGTTTCTGTGGTGTGAGGAGGACAGAATCCAGTGACGGGGAATCATCAGAGAAAGAAGCATCACCTAATAATAAGTTTTGGTCACTGAAGGACCTCACTTGAAGTGTTGGAACTCTAAGAAGCTTTTTTGGATCCAAACAAAGTTGTTCCAAAACATgatcttggtggttgtgtgatgatGTTGGAATATCTGTTTTTTTGGATAAACTTGATAGAACTGTTGTTTGAAACCAGTAGGTATCTAACAACTCAAGAACATGTTCTGCAGCCATTATTAATGAATGGCTTAGATCCTTATCAGAAAGGGAATTGAGATATGGGGTTTGTGTGGGGATAAGGAGAAATTAAAAGAGGGAGAACAAGGTTTATATATGCTGACCAGTGCTTTTATTGCCCCCAAATTCTAGTGGATTTATATTGTTCTATAtcccattttattttctttacatTGTGGAATGTCCACTTAATCATATTTCATCTTTTACTTGATGAATaattatcaataaataaaaagaataaccTTGGTTTTTAACTTGAATTTggatcttttaaaatttgaattttactttaaagaGAAAAGTGTGATCTCCTTTTAACTTACACCtggtttaaatgattttttttttaccaacatGTCATTGTTTTCAAGATTTATTGTTCGGTTGGTCGGTTGGTTCCTGAACGGATCAGAGATGCTGTATGTACGGACAGGGACCTGGATGCGGATTACTCATGCGTGATTGGACCTCCCGAATAAACGTTGGAGGGAGAAGAAATGAGCTTTACGATCTCTTGGACTGGTGGAGTGGTGAGAAGAGGAGCCACTTGCAAAAGGGACTTTAACACTCAAGTCAGAATCTATATAAGGCGACACAAAAAGTGAGGATTAAGTGTCGTACCTCGGGAGATGAGTAGGGCCCTCCCCTTATATAGTCTGTACCTAGGACGGATTCCACGGAAACAGACCCAGCTTCTAAAAAACTTCCTTCCCCAACTGTCAGTTGCCTCATAGGATAAAAGGCGACATGTTGAGTGGCCTTCCGATTCAGATTTCGAGTACCCGTTAGATCGGTCGGTCACTCGGACCCGAACATTAGACCAATTGAGCCAAACCGAACACTTATTATTAAAATGTTACTCATCTTTTTTTGTTTAAGTGTtacctaatttttttagtttaatgttaataataattaattataataaaaatatataagattaatcataaaatatatttttttagttttttattttcattcatttgaaaaaaataatttaaataacattAAGTGCTCATTAGGAGGCGCTAAACCAATAGGTGCCTCCGTGCCTCCTTAGCTAAAACTTTAATAAAGGAGGCGAGTTTTTTACAGGTTCGCTAACATAAAAGGCccttccataaaaaaaaaaaaatgcaatggaAAGGCCCCATCAACTTGAAATTGCTGGCCGAATAAGCACCTCCAAATACATGTCTTAACAAAAttaatgattatataaaataattaaatcaataatTAACTGAGATTACTatgaaaataatgttaaaattgaTTTagcatttaaatatatttatcaatTTAGCTAAGTTTAATAATACGAATAaagaaaacatataaaaaataccTGAGTATTTGTCATAATGTAATaccttatatatattttaaaatgtaaTTTAACTAATaactatattattaatatattactaTTTCACAACTATATAATCATATATTAATGCATTTTTACATTTAGCAACAAAAAGAAATGATAGTAGTTGAAAATAAACGTATGAAAAAACAACGGTggttttctttattaaaaaaatgaaataatgaTTTCAATTAAGAGTAAAATTTCTTTTcggactatttttttattttagacaactcatattttattgattagaaaatgatattttattttttatttttttatttttttgttagacACATGAATTTTTTATgggattttttaataaattttgacaATTTAATGACATGTTACATTAAACTTTTGAATTAATACATATATCACGTAGATGGTTATTACAGtgacaaatctaaaaaattttgacagtgagaacaaaatatatataacataaaaataatttgggTTTAGTTAATATGTGTTCTAAAGATACATGACAagcttattattagtagaaagttttaaattttttcatttaataactgtaaataaatatattaaaaatttaaatttttatatttttaataaaaatattctcaatttataattttaatatgtgtctttagaatataagataaataaattctaataatttttataataaaaatattatattgcataaaaatcatctataaaattattcattaaccattatatatttgtgtataaatatatttattttttaatttcattttcaatatgtattatATACAAATAGTtactttttatgtacatatagcataattattgttataattatattttattattgtaaaatacgATTAatcttcaaaatatataatttataaattaaaatactaaaacaaaaatttaaataataatatataatttataattctattttttaggtttgatattttttaaaaaattgagtaatttattttaacaatataattgaaatgccttttttatatatatatatatatatcactaaacAATTATTTAGAAATTCACCTCACATACAATCAAAAGCTAACTCTTAGTGATATTTATTGttggaaaaattctttcaattaatatagttgttataggaaaactaaaactaattttaaaaaaagataaataatatgtTTTGAGTTCATTTCTAAGAAAGAACACAAActtcatttaaattgaaaattgatcattctaataaatatctaatataaaattcttaaatcGACTATTAAGTactaaaaattaagtaaaaatttattgtgggatcaaatttaataatttgatGAAGACAAATAaacattattatcatatactactcaaaaaaattttaaattgtagtgGGGGCACTTGCTCCCACTACAATGTGTATAAATCCATCCTTAGTTAATAGttactaaaaatttttttggattttttttcattttagatAATTTGTAtcttattgaataaaaaataataatttattttttcgttAGACACATGAATTTTTTTTGTGAGACTCTTTAATAaatcttaataaaatttaatacatatatgaCGTAGATGGTTACTATGTATTTGGGATACTTAAATTCCTATCTTATAAACCAAATGACGATGTATTGTGTAAGAATTTTCATTACTAAAcctaaaattaaagaagaagctaaccttaagagaaaaagaaaatcataaaTAATGCAGAGCAATCTTCAATATCTCAGTAACATAGTTGTCATTATTAAACCTAACATAAAAAACTAATGTGATATGTCATTCAATTCTGTTAAAACTTAtcagaaaatttttcaaaaagatttatgtgtctaatagaaagaaaaaataggagacaaattatattttttaattgatagaatgtgaattatctaaaattaaaaaaaaaagataaaagtcaGAAAAAAATTTCATTCGTTCAATTAGTTAAATTGCTCTTTGGTTATTCCTTATAATAAGTATGTTACATATAtaccttaaaaaataaaatattaaaaattagagtTTGTCATGGATTCAACCCGCAGTAATTTTTCCTGTTTTAACTGCAAATCAAAATTAAAAGCAGTTAGTTGGTAGAGTATATATTtaaatagatttttaaaaaattttgcatcaaatgtttttgttttttttaaaaaaatattatattaaaatttttattatataaatttttattttaattagatttattatttttatttaaataaatatattcttaaaaatatgatagaagaatttatatattttatttttataaaatttaaaaaaatttatataataaaatttttttaaaacaagaaatatttaatgtaaaatttattaagaaCCTATTTAATATATACTCTCGTATGAATTAGAAGAACATGCATGTTAATTGGTAAAACCTGAAAAGGTCATCCAAACAGAGTCCACGTGCTATCTATATTGCAAAAATCGACAAAAATGTCTACAATAATTGGGACTATAT
This region of Arachis hypogaea cultivar Tifrunner chromosome 8, arahy.Tifrunner.gnm2.J5K5, whole genome shotgun sequence genomic DNA includes:
- the LOC112707217 gene encoding uncharacterized protein; protein product: MAAEHVLELLDTYWFQTTVLSSLSKKTDIPTSSHNHQDHVLEQLCLDPKKLLRVPTLQVRSFSDQNLLLGDASFSDDSPSLDSVLLTPQKLRPILSGKEVGEEFSMEEDKIHADEEVHNKEEASTRKKKQEGQRIRRRRLNRGKSSKSLSDLEFKELKGFMDLGFVFSEKDKDPTLVSLIPGLQRLGRSKEEDNNNGEEEEEGVDVGVGLEKQKIDETVICRPYLSEAWGVLDKRNKLVKNPLLNWRVPALENEIDMKDNLRFWAHTVASIVR